One genomic region from Deltaproteobacteria bacterium encodes:
- a CDS encoding sodium/proton-translocating pyrophosphatase, with protein YGFKIETVDIAKPEIFVGGLLGAMLVFLFSALAIRAVSQAAQYVIMDVRAQFKEKPGILAGRERPDYGRCVDIVTRGALRQMVLPGILAVTMPIVTGVVFKAAFGAGAEAVAALLMVGTMAGILMATMLNNGGGAWDNAKKYIETGQYGGKGSDAHKAAVVGDTVGDPFKDTAGPSLHVLIKLLSTITLVMAPLFI; from the coding sequence CTACGGCTTCAAGATCGAGACGGTCGACATCGCGAAGCCGGAGATCTTCGTGGGCGGGCTCCTCGGCGCCATGCTCGTCTTCCTCTTCTCGGCGCTCGCCATCCGGGCGGTGAGCCAGGCGGCGCAGTACGTGATCATGGACGTGCGCGCGCAGTTCAAGGAGAAGCCCGGCATCCTGGCCGGCAGGGAGCGGCCGGACTACGGGCGCTGCGTCGACATCGTGACGCGCGGGGCGCTCCGGCAGATGGTGCTCCCCGGCATCCTCGCCGTCACCATGCCGATCGTGACCGGCGTCGTCTTCAAGGCGGCCTTCGGCGCCGGCGCCGAAGCCGTGGCGGCGCTCCTCATGGTCGGCACCATGGCCGGCATCCTGATGGCGACCATGCTCAACAACGGCGGCGGCGCCTGGGACAACGCCAAGAAGTACATCGAGACCGGACAGTACGGCGGCAAGGGCTCCGACGCGCACAAGGCCGCGGTGGTGGGCGACACGGTCGGGGACCCTTTCAAGGACACGGCGGGCCCGAGCCTGCACGTGCTGATCAAGCTGCTCAGCACGATCACGCTCGTGATGGCGCCGCTGTTTATTTAA